The Lysinibacter cavernae genome has a window encoding:
- a CDS encoding Ig-like domain-containing protein, which yields MKNRELATTASPRGLRRMTPALAVASALAVIGSGLTFGIQPASAEVGEVSDIGISINFDGTDGFDADDLPGHDSGPNNGVVRANDQVEYLVAVSFARAGSTVFTSTMPDGMVWDATAAASSVCTGPTGGKLSTDKRTLTCDYTATTLVESFKLRAWIGSVGNGATVAPTITAGAKTGTAPALRVSATPKTEMRLYVNNPVMPVVRNGKEGMQNIVYVYTGATKPASGNYKGYEALASEFSFEVEVPPYAELAGSMANVSGLGGGTVSATQPAGPGTPFKMTVRNQQTNFLNASTTAAQPASFATLGVVGFTYWVPFDPVIPVNVSTPVIGKVTSFDPVSLSGASNFGDGYAPGYGADSPTCSATDYYFSQLACYGTSILRTDKVVLVGTMTSTRASNSADTIYGDNHGFTTGNESVVAGQPFVSFNGVYNDTTAGAPSHNTWGMVTFDPAVLTLTGNATARFVASGKPDGFYTTGSGTVVPDAHRVIEYSDTTFANDAARRDAEPSAMNWVTHPAALPGGLNSVSAVRVVYLNELVPNTTIGLNLPLMRSVSAASAALSPGTPMPWFWQYGSDEQPRVKSTFTGLGQSMRGGSVQAAEALVRTESSWSHSATSPGEVQTLSVKPVVIGPVAGSKTTARDVKVTVALSSTCAEPVWSAVTTHPGYVTHTEANVGSDNIACTEDDGAPATITYNLGDLDAPTGAIGPSPYQGHATPADIIAIPVNHSVLTPSGTVHTATIVISSPSDRSAESFENATNLVSTAKAQDRTEFASITVNGVASFAASKSAVTRIPGQVDPDEEMKYTLTWGNGTSDEVGRGTFVDLLPYNGDARGTSGLPASGFTVITAAAETGNDTVMGGVAVQYTTMKSEDAAIELAKNDNSDGATGIEWKTGTIPSTATAIRFVTDEKIKPGYTGTATITLKAEGLALGGVLENDMYGKTEAIGGDANTIKRVVAASKVTLQSSAGSLAGTVYEDTNFDSILTEGTDPVFASGTAKLRLTGEVETYLIDIAADGSYKIPAMIPGDYIASIVAKGWAWKVPSVVTAELGVVIEDVDLLFQKAIAAPVVVDDVLRVTQGKTQTVDAKENDTWSWPGIVGTETTAALSSQPTYGSATIDADGLVSYTAATDWPAEFSGASTYEQIITYTVTNFEGVAATARVVVTVNAAPVAVDDTATVPATASTALDVIANDSGSGLELDGTPTSNNPDVSVVSASGGLVVDPSAYAWIDGEATLDVTLGYSVVDEFGETATAAVTVTVVRAPVFTGPTDALEVGTGDSLQLPNEVLNPGALAEGGVTVTDQPTGGTVTVADDGSVTFEPGTVEPGEHFINITYTDIYGQQTTVTHTITVFASNMPVSDNFVVAHSWSTEVDPVANDAGEGLVLSSTTAGGNGVVTVTNGNVLYAPDAAYPWAEGETEYSDTATYVVTDGRGNSATGEIIFTVIKAPVGIDRHLTVANGVESVLFDPIGEAAGTRLVELDAQSVVAEPSNGTVSVEDGTITYHPVAGFDGEDTFSVEIRDALGQRTVVVYTVTVEPAVEPKAPETGDGTTTGPTAEADGGNRGDGAADQTGTPSQWLAVTGAADNVIGVSLLLLASGLAVLAINRRRTKRQTAGSSTSV from the coding sequence GTGAAAAATAGGGAATTGGCGACGACCGCGAGTCCGCGCGGACTTCGTCGTATGACACCGGCGCTTGCCGTTGCTAGCGCGTTGGCCGTGATTGGGTCTGGCCTGACCTTTGGCATCCAGCCTGCCTCCGCGGAGGTCGGCGAGGTGAGCGATATTGGCATCTCGATCAACTTTGACGGAACTGACGGCTTTGACGCCGATGATCTTCCTGGCCACGATAGCGGGCCAAATAACGGTGTCGTTCGGGCAAACGATCAGGTTGAGTACCTTGTGGCCGTTTCGTTTGCGAGGGCAGGCTCGACGGTGTTTACCTCAACGATGCCAGACGGGATGGTCTGGGACGCGACTGCCGCGGCTAGCTCCGTGTGCACCGGCCCGACCGGTGGCAAGCTCAGCACAGACAAGCGGACGCTGACGTGTGACTACACGGCCACAACGCTCGTTGAATCATTTAAACTTCGCGCGTGGATTGGCTCTGTTGGCAACGGTGCCACGGTTGCCCCAACGATCACTGCCGGCGCAAAAACGGGTACCGCTCCGGCCCTGAGGGTGTCGGCGACGCCGAAAACCGAAATGCGTCTCTACGTCAATAATCCCGTCATGCCTGTGGTTCGCAACGGCAAAGAGGGCATGCAGAACATTGTGTATGTCTACACCGGAGCGACGAAGCCTGCCTCGGGAAACTACAAGGGGTACGAGGCGCTCGCCTCGGAATTTAGCTTTGAGGTTGAGGTTCCCCCGTACGCCGAACTTGCCGGATCGATGGCAAACGTCTCAGGTCTTGGTGGTGGCACGGTGAGTGCGACCCAGCCTGCTGGGCCTGGTACTCCGTTCAAGATGACCGTGCGTAATCAGCAAACGAACTTCCTCAACGCATCAACTACTGCGGCGCAACCTGCCTCGTTTGCGACGCTCGGTGTTGTCGGGTTTACCTACTGGGTTCCCTTTGACCCCGTTATTCCGGTCAACGTGAGCACGCCAGTCATTGGAAAGGTCACCTCGTTTGATCCGGTCAGCCTCAGCGGCGCGTCGAACTTTGGAGATGGATACGCGCCTGGCTACGGTGCGGATTCGCCAACGTGTAGCGCAACGGACTACTACTTCTCTCAGCTTGCCTGCTACGGGACGAGCATCTTGCGCACGGATAAGGTCGTCCTGGTCGGCACGATGACCTCGACACGGGCATCAAATAGCGCCGATACGATCTATGGCGACAACCACGGGTTTACCACCGGCAACGAGTCAGTCGTCGCTGGGCAGCCGTTTGTGAGCTTTAACGGGGTCTACAACGACACCACGGCTGGCGCGCCATCGCATAACACCTGGGGCATGGTGACGTTCGACCCGGCCGTTCTGACCCTCACGGGCAACGCGACGGCTCGTTTTGTGGCGAGCGGTAAGCCTGACGGGTTTTACACCACTGGGTCCGGCACGGTGGTGCCTGACGCTCACCGGGTGATCGAATACAGCGATACCACATTTGCGAACGATGCTGCTCGGCGAGACGCGGAGCCATCCGCCATGAACTGGGTGACACATCCCGCCGCACTTCCTGGTGGCCTGAACTCAGTCTCAGCCGTTCGGGTGGTGTACCTCAACGAACTGGTGCCAAACACGACAATCGGGTTGAACCTGCCGCTCATGCGTTCGGTATCTGCCGCCTCCGCCGCCCTCAGCCCTGGCACCCCGATGCCGTGGTTTTGGCAATACGGCTCAGACGAGCAGCCAAGGGTGAAATCGACGTTCACCGGCCTAGGCCAGAGCATGAGGGGCGGGTCAGTTCAGGCCGCCGAGGCACTCGTGCGCACCGAGTCTTCCTGGAGCCACTCGGCCACATCTCCTGGCGAGGTACAGACGCTCTCAGTCAAGCCCGTTGTGATCGGTCCTGTTGCCGGTTCGAAGACAACGGCCAGAGACGTGAAGGTCACGGTCGCGCTGAGCTCGACGTGTGCGGAGCCCGTGTGGTCTGCCGTCACGACGCATCCGGGATACGTCACCCACACGGAGGCGAATGTTGGCTCTGACAACATCGCCTGTACTGAGGATGATGGAGCCCCAGCGACCATTACCTATAACCTCGGCGATTTGGATGCCCCAACAGGCGCGATCGGGCCGTCGCCGTATCAAGGGCACGCGACACCCGCAGACATCATTGCGATTCCGGTGAACCACTCGGTGCTGACCCCGTCAGGAACCGTGCATACCGCGACGATTGTCATCTCTTCGCCGAGCGATAGATCTGCCGAATCGTTCGAGAACGCAACAAACCTGGTGAGCACGGCCAAGGCGCAGGACCGAACCGAGTTCGCGTCCATCACGGTGAACGGCGTTGCGTCGTTTGCCGCGAGCAAGTCTGCTGTTACCCGTATCCCCGGCCAAGTTGACCCAGATGAGGAGATGAAATACACCCTGACCTGGGGCAACGGAACATCCGACGAGGTTGGCCGAGGGACATTTGTAGACCTGCTGCCGTACAACGGCGACGCACGCGGCACCTCAGGGCTCCCCGCGTCTGGCTTCACCGTGATTACGGCAGCTGCCGAAACTGGCAACGACACGGTCATGGGCGGTGTTGCGGTGCAGTACACAACCATGAAGTCCGAGGACGCTGCGATTGAGCTTGCCAAGAACGATAACAGCGACGGGGCCACCGGAATCGAATGGAAAACAGGAACGATCCCGTCAACTGCCACGGCCATTCGTTTTGTAACCGACGAGAAGATTAAGCCTGGCTACACCGGCACGGCAACCATCACGCTCAAAGCGGAGGGACTCGCGCTTGGCGGCGTGCTCGAAAACGATATGTACGGAAAAACCGAGGCCATCGGCGGTGATGCCAACACCATCAAGCGAGTCGTCGCCGCTTCGAAGGTCACGCTGCAGTCGAGCGCTGGCTCGCTCGCCGGAACGGTGTATGAGGATACCAACTTTGACAGCATCCTTACCGAAGGAACAGACCCGGTGTTTGCCTCTGGCACTGCCAAGCTCCGGTTGACCGGCGAAGTTGAAACCTACCTCATTGATATCGCGGCCGATGGCTCATACAAGATCCCGGCCATGATCCCTGGCGACTACATCGCGTCAATTGTGGCAAAGGGTTGGGCCTGGAAGGTTCCCTCTGTTGTCACGGCCGAACTCGGCGTCGTGATTGAGGACGTTGACCTGCTCTTCCAGAAGGCTATTGCCGCGCCAGTTGTGGTTGACGACGTGCTTCGCGTTACGCAGGGCAAAACGCAGACCGTTGATGCCAAGGAAAACGACACCTGGTCGTGGCCCGGCATCGTAGGGACCGAAACGACTGCGGCGCTTTCGAGTCAGCCGACCTACGGCTCAGCGACCATCGATGCCGACGGGCTGGTGAGCTATACGGCAGCGACCGATTGGCCGGCGGAGTTTTCTGGGGCTTCGACCTACGAACAAATAATCACCTACACGGTCACCAACTTTGAAGGTGTTGCGGCGACCGCTCGCGTCGTGGTCACCGTGAACGCTGCACCCGTTGCGGTCGATGACACCGCAACAGTGCCGGCAACGGCATCCACCGCTCTCGACGTGATCGCAAACGACAGCGGTTCAGGGCTTGAGCTTGACGGAACACCAACATCCAACAACCCAGACGTCTCGGTTGTGTCAGCGAGCGGCGGCCTTGTTGTTGATCCCTCGGCGTATGCCTGGATCGACGGTGAAGCCACGCTGGACGTGACACTCGGATATTCGGTCGTGGACGAGTTTGGTGAGACGGCAACCGCAGCGGTCACCGTTACCGTCGTTCGCGCGCCCGTATTTACCGGTCCAACGGACGCGCTCGAGGTTGGCACCGGCGACTCGCTTCAGCTTCCCAACGAGGTACTGAACCCAGGAGCGCTCGCGGAAGGCGGGGTAACCGTCACCGACCAGCCAACGGGTGGGACCGTCACTGTGGCGGACGACGGCTCGGTGACGTTTGAGCCCGGCACGGTCGAGCCTGGCGAGCACTTTATTAACATCACCTACACCGACATCTACGGGCAGCAGACAACCGTGACACACACGATTACGGTGTTTGCGTCCAACATGCCGGTCTCCGACAACTTTGTTGTCGCGCACAGCTGGTCAACTGAAGTAGACCCTGTGGCGAACGATGCTGGCGAAGGGCTCGTTCTTTCCTCAACTACGGCCGGCGGAAACGGTGTGGTGACCGTCACCAACGGTAACGTGCTCTATGCGCCGGATGCCGCCTACCCCTGGGCTGAAGGGGAAACCGAGTACTCCGACACCGCAACGTACGTCGTGACTGACGGACGAGGCAACTCCGCGACGGGCGAGATTATTTTCACCGTTATCAAAGCGCCAGTCGGGATTGATCGTCACCTGACCGTGGCCAACGGGGTTGAGAGCGTACTGTTTGACCCCATCGGTGAAGCCGCCGGCACTCGGCTGGTTGAGCTCGACGCTCAAAGCGTTGTTGCCGAGCCATCGAACGGAACGGTCTCCGTCGAAGACGGCACCATCACCTACCACCCGGTAGCCGGATTCGACGGCGAGGACACGTTCTCGGTTGAGATCCGAGACGCGCTCGGCCAACGCACCGTTGTGGTCTACACGGTGACGGTTGAGCCAGCGGTTGAGCCGAAAGCGCCCGAGACCGGCGATGGAACGACAACCGGCCCGACAGCTGAAGCGGACGGTGGCAACCGCGGTGACGGCGCAGCCGACCAAACGGGTACGCCATCGCAGTGGTTAGCCGTGACGGGAGCGGCAGATAACGTTATCGGCGTTTCGCTGCTGCTGCTTGCCTCCGGGCTCGCCGTGCTTGCCATAAATCGGCGACGTACCAAACGCCAAACGGCAGGGAGCTCGACCAGCGTATGA
- a CDS encoding sigma-70 family RNA polymerase sigma factor, whose protein sequence is MSHSAKHPHDVAGEGAAASRSLPDDDGTLLAAYRAGDADAMKSLYSRHYSAALNTARQYAASNAEAEDIVAEAFARVIQAINNGKGPSVSLWWYLVTAMKSVAIRNSESGARTVAVEPDVLEFLSNERVESSLDSAAQVAVVDAFNRLPQRWQEVVWYREVQGLSTAETAEVLGLNPNSTSALHNRARKGFRIEYLNALAAENARPGCLPYSKRLPAYAEYLETSSDALSLNEAATVEQHLAGCSSCSRALTEIENVKARLLGVVAACVPGLVFGISDGIRDVATAGATSALMPAASPHIAGITTSLVAKAALGAAGLAVAAGITALFVFGAAGSAGEAQPREPLAADTSRPVQTIEPTAAMENSGEVSGESFSSAGPLVEREAGSALDTGVRVGRQLLVEVPTESGLCRVYFQQATGNEMAFFEQTMTGGGSCFVDIAREGGYLVMLDSVTNSHVAQAAKAAAYSIRVATDVSPTAGFEFAVTSQLLDSSPTPSEG, encoded by the coding sequence GTGTCTCATAGCGCCAAGCATCCACACGACGTTGCCGGGGAGGGAGCCGCTGCCAGCCGTTCCCTTCCAGATGACGACGGGACCCTTCTTGCCGCTTACCGGGCAGGTGACGCCGACGCGATGAAGAGCCTGTACTCGCGGCACTATTCGGCAGCGCTGAACACCGCGCGTCAGTATGCCGCGAGCAACGCAGAAGCCGAGGACATCGTTGCGGAGGCGTTTGCGCGGGTCATCCAGGCGATCAACAATGGCAAGGGACCGTCCGTCTCGCTGTGGTGGTACCTGGTGACAGCCATGAAAAGCGTGGCCATCCGGAACAGTGAGAGCGGCGCGCGAACGGTCGCCGTTGAACCAGATGTGCTTGAGTTCTTGAGCAATGAGCGGGTGGAGTCCTCCCTGGATTCCGCCGCGCAGGTGGCGGTTGTTGACGCGTTTAACCGCCTCCCGCAACGGTGGCAGGAGGTTGTCTGGTACCGAGAGGTGCAGGGGCTAAGCACCGCAGAAACGGCCGAGGTGCTTGGGCTGAACCCAAATTCCACCTCAGCGCTTCATAACAGGGCGCGGAAAGGGTTCCGAATCGAGTACCTCAACGCACTTGCCGCTGAGAACGCAAGGCCAGGCTGCCTTCCATACTCAAAGAGGCTCCCCGCCTATGCTGAGTACCTCGAAACCTCGAGCGATGCCCTTTCCCTGAATGAGGCAGCGACGGTTGAACAACATCTGGCTGGATGTTCATCGTGTTCGCGTGCCCTCACCGAGATTGAGAACGTCAAAGCTCGCCTGCTTGGCGTTGTTGCGGCCTGCGTGCCTGGGCTGGTCTTTGGGATCTCCGACGGCATCCGAGATGTGGCCACCGCGGGTGCAACGTCAGCGTTGATGCCGGCGGCATCCCCACATATCGCGGGGATCACGACCTCGCTTGTGGCGAAGGCCGCTCTTGGCGCCGCAGGTCTTGCGGTCGCCGCGGGGATCACCGCGCTGTTTGTATTTGGCGCAGCCGGCTCAGCTGGCGAGGCCCAACCACGCGAGCCGCTTGCGGCTGACACATCGCGTCCCGTGCAGACGATTGAGCCGACCGCCGCAATGGAGAACTCCGGCGAGGTGAGCGGCGAATCGTTTTCATCCGCCGGCCCTCTCGTCGAGCGTGAAGCTGGCAGTGCTTTGGATACTGGCGTGCGCGTTGGCAGGCAGCTGCTCGTAGAGGTTCCAACAGAGAGCGGACTGTGTCGGGTGTACTTTCAGCAGGCAACAGGCAATGAGATGGCCTTCTTCGAACAGACGATGACCGGGGGAGGGAGCTGCTTCGTCGATATCGCGCGCGAGGGTGGCTACCTGGTCATGCTCGATTCGGTTACCAACTCCCACGTTGCGCAGGCGGCAAAAGCGGCAGCTTATTCGATTCGAGTTGCTACGGACGTCTCGCCGACCGCCGGCTTTGAATTTGCAGTGACCTCCCAATTATTAGATTCGTCACCGACGCCTTCGGAAGGGTGA
- a CDS encoding Ig-like domain-containing protein produces the protein MGFVEVGASRTARIRRSIVSVGLAGLLAATGVFAGSTPAFAVEAVVSQVGVSVSFDGTGPFDADDAPGHDSGELNGVVRSVDQVEYLVASSFASLGDAAYTAQLPNGMVWDVTASANTVCTGVGGGTLSSDKRTLRCNRTVTGINESFKIRAWVDHAGNGETVAPTVSVGGVSATAPAITVSAVPKTELRLYTGWANMPVVQDGKQGVSQGVFALIGAPKPASGNFKGYEGLAPSYSFFVAVPEHGKVIAARESLDRGSVAVEHPATPGGLTKITVSGQAQGLLNATVSTLAPTDFMSTYQIAISIWTPYDPGIPINVPTPLAVHVSGFDPVSASGVSNFGDGYAPGQEPTYVCPTAPLLNSKQLACVRETVTRTDQPQLGATVGASLYKLNDPLYGDSHGYPMNQENVVVGQPYVSMTGIFNGVTAGAETSHAWGMLTWDPKLHQLTGPVQVRKFASGLVDAFYGRGYSDVAHVDSYRVEYSDHPFADDTARRTTDPNSMTWVSTPEQLPNGVASATAVRLITVDGILPNTGIGLVSPFVRPSTSANLAVNTLLPWFWQYGSDETPRVQSTYNGTYSPTGASVRTADALIRSKAAWSSSAVAPGDVKNLVVTPTAIGPVGATADSVLKGVTLKVTLDSVCTEPVWSAVKLMDGYKSHTPADFGPDGIACTSDDGSPAQVVFALGDIVAPAGPIGPLPIQGHASPLQPISIPVAFSPLTPSGTTYKATIVASASNDSSIESYEGKTNLTANAISQDRTEFASIMVQGVASFSGGKTAVTQHEGFANPHEEFSYTINWGNGTSDKVGRGTFVDLLPYNGDSRGTSGMPDGGFTVITAAASTSNTDVMGGVSVEYTTDPSADVAAALIREGNSDGHEGVNWKTGTVTSSATALRFVTEQEIDPGFAGSATITVSVDGLGVGGVLKNDFYGKTTEVNGDPNTVKTIVGAAELTLRSSAASLAGTVYRDNDFSGTVSDADTTWASGSQTLTISNEFGSFTTDIAANGTYDFGIIPGGDYAATLTDGQGWALVLPNPISIAIGDIRVAENLLFQEAVAVPTAVADTASTSAGQSVTVNVKKNDTWPNATAPAAQTAAVIAVGGEATYGTATLTTDGTLSYTASTVWPTEHDGAESYQDTITYVVTNAAGGTASATVTVTVYPSPVAANDSATVRDGKPTTLNVLSNDAGNSIAIVPGSVATAGDATASIVDGTVSVIPTHTWAVGEKTYETAIDYTIEDAFGQRSSATVTVTVQRAPVVTGQSNLTIASDGTATFSPAVLNPDVLEAGGVAVASKPKGSTVVVGDDGSITFVPGTAGVGEHTFTVDYTDNLGQTTTHTFTVTVYEALAGVADEATVRSDTASTLNVLVNDRGDALQLVDAGSSWTIDPATAANAGSVTIVNGSLEYTPFGTYQWAESELSYAETLSYVVEDAHGKRETVTVVVTVIRPPSGVDRHLTVEPEFEKVIFDPIGEATGTGIVPLADSDIVADPAHGVVEILGGVVHYVPTPGFVGDDTFVVRMTDVVGQTTEVRYTVTVLAADAPAPTAPGTGGESAKPQPGGPVTENPSDRLTDPETSGSRDAGARGLAVTGTGATSGWTVTALAFAMMLGLSLVAQQRLRRAEADRVS, from the coding sequence GTGGGATTTGTAGAAGTTGGGGCTTCGCGTACAGCGCGCATACGTCGCTCGATCGTTTCCGTTGGGCTTGCTGGGCTCCTTGCCGCAACCGGCGTGTTTGCTGGCAGCACTCCAGCGTTTGCGGTCGAGGCGGTCGTATCACAGGTGGGTGTGTCCGTGAGCTTTGACGGGACCGGCCCCTTTGACGCCGACGACGCGCCAGGTCACGATAGTGGCGAGTTGAACGGTGTTGTTCGCTCTGTTGATCAGGTCGAGTACCTCGTGGCGTCTTCGTTCGCTTCGCTTGGGGATGCGGCGTACACGGCACAGCTGCCAAACGGCATGGTGTGGGATGTGACGGCGTCCGCAAACACCGTTTGTACGGGTGTTGGAGGTGGAACCTTGAGCTCGGACAAACGCACGCTAAGGTGCAATCGAACGGTAACCGGAATCAACGAGTCGTTTAAGATTCGTGCCTGGGTTGACCACGCGGGAAATGGAGAGACGGTTGCACCAACCGTCTCGGTCGGTGGGGTGAGCGCTACCGCCCCTGCCATTACCGTTTCTGCTGTTCCAAAGACTGAACTGCGGCTGTATACCGGATGGGCAAATATGCCCGTCGTACAGGACGGAAAGCAGGGCGTCAGCCAGGGAGTGTTTGCCCTGATTGGTGCACCGAAGCCCGCCTCAGGAAATTTTAAGGGCTACGAGGGGCTCGCTCCAAGCTACTCGTTCTTTGTCGCCGTCCCTGAACACGGAAAAGTGATTGCCGCGCGAGAAAGCTTGGACAGGGGGAGCGTCGCTGTTGAACATCCTGCAACCCCCGGAGGGCTCACCAAGATAACGGTCTCTGGCCAGGCCCAGGGGTTGCTCAACGCAACCGTAAGCACACTTGCGCCGACGGACTTCATGAGCACATATCAGATTGCCATCAGCATTTGGACGCCGTACGATCCCGGCATTCCAATCAACGTACCCACCCCGCTGGCCGTTCATGTTTCTGGCTTTGACCCGGTGTCGGCGAGTGGCGTATCGAACTTTGGCGATGGCTACGCCCCCGGCCAGGAACCAACATACGTGTGTCCAACTGCGCCGCTGCTGAACAGCAAGCAACTTGCGTGCGTTCGTGAAACCGTCACTCGAACCGATCAGCCCCAGCTTGGGGCGACGGTTGGGGCTTCGCTCTATAAGCTCAACGACCCGCTGTACGGTGATTCGCACGGGTATCCAATGAACCAAGAGAACGTTGTTGTTGGCCAGCCGTATGTTTCGATGACCGGCATTTTTAACGGCGTGACCGCGGGCGCGGAAACCTCTCATGCGTGGGGAATGCTGACCTGGGACCCGAAGCTTCACCAGCTCACGGGCCCGGTCCAGGTCCGGAAATTTGCTTCAGGGCTTGTTGACGCGTTCTACGGGCGCGGGTATTCCGACGTTGCACATGTGGACTCGTACCGAGTCGAATACTCAGATCACCCGTTTGCAGACGATACTGCACGCCGGACGACCGACCCGAACTCGATGACGTGGGTTTCAACCCCCGAGCAGCTGCCAAACGGGGTTGCTTCGGCTACTGCGGTGAGGCTCATTACGGTGGATGGAATCCTGCCGAACACTGGCATCGGCCTTGTGAGCCCGTTTGTTCGCCCGTCAACGTCTGCAAATCTTGCGGTTAACACGCTGCTTCCGTGGTTCTGGCAGTACGGCTCGGATGAGACGCCGCGCGTACAGTCGACCTACAACGGCACGTATTCGCCCACAGGTGCATCTGTTCGCACCGCGGATGCCTTGATTCGCTCGAAGGCAGCCTGGAGTTCGTCTGCCGTTGCGCCTGGTGATGTGAAGAATCTTGTCGTGACCCCAACCGCTATTGGGCCCGTTGGAGCGACGGCAGATTCGGTTCTTAAGGGTGTCACGTTGAAGGTCACTCTCGATTCCGTGTGTACCGAACCAGTGTGGAGCGCGGTGAAGCTCATGGACGGGTACAAATCGCATACCCCCGCCGACTTCGGGCCAGACGGCATCGCCTGTACCTCAGATGACGGAAGCCCGGCACAGGTCGTGTTTGCGCTCGGAGATATCGTTGCCCCTGCTGGCCCGATCGGGCCGCTGCCCATTCAGGGGCACGCCTCCCCGCTGCAACCCATCTCGATTCCCGTTGCGTTTTCACCGCTGACCCCATCAGGCACAACGTATAAGGCCACAATTGTTGCCTCGGCCTCCAACGATTCATCTATTGAATCGTATGAGGGGAAGACCAACCTGACGGCCAACGCGATCTCGCAGGACCGTACTGAGTTTGCGTCCATCATGGTGCAGGGCGTCGCATCGTTCTCCGGTGGGAAAACCGCTGTGACACAGCACGAAGGCTTCGCAAATCCTCACGAGGAGTTCAGCTACACAATCAACTGGGGGAACGGAACGTCTGACAAGGTTGGCAGGGGCACATTTGTCGATTTGCTTCCCTATAACGGCGACAGCCGAGGAACCTCTGGAATGCCGGACGGCGGCTTTACCGTTATTACAGCAGCAGCGTCAACCAGCAATACCGACGTGATGGGTGGCGTGAGCGTTGAGTACACGACGGACCCGTCGGCTGATGTTGCCGCCGCGCTTATTCGGGAGGGAAACTCCGACGGGCACGAGGGCGTCAACTGGAAGACCGGCACCGTCACGAGCTCGGCAACCGCACTGCGGTTTGTGACCGAACAGGAAATTGACCCTGGATTTGCCGGGAGTGCGACGATCACCGTATCGGTTGACGGACTCGGGGTTGGCGGTGTGCTGAAGAACGACTTCTACGGAAAAACGACCGAGGTGAATGGTGATCCAAACACCGTAAAAACGATCGTTGGCGCGGCCGAGCTGACGCTGCGATCATCGGCGGCCTCTCTCGCTGGAACCGTGTATCGGGATAACGATTTCTCGGGAACCGTTTCGGATGCTGACACGACCTGGGCGTCGGGCTCACAGACCCTGACGATCTCGAACGAGTTTGGCAGTTTTACAACCGATATAGCTGCGAACGGAACCTACGACTTCGGCATTATCCCCGGTGGCGACTATGCCGCGACGCTCACAGACGGTCAGGGGTGGGCGCTTGTGCTTCCCAACCCAATCAGCATCGCAATCGGCGATATTCGTGTGGCTGAAAACCTGCTCTTTCAAGAGGCCGTAGCCGTGCCGACCGCGGTAGCCGACACCGCAAGCACCTCAGCTGGACAGTCGGTGACCGTCAACGTGAAGAAGAACGACACGTGGCCAAACGCCACTGCACCCGCGGCTCAGACCGCCGCCGTTATTGCCGTAGGTGGCGAGGCGACCTATGGAACGGCAACGCTGACGACCGACGGAACGCTCAGCTACACGGCATCCACTGTTTGGCCAACCGAACACGACGGCGCCGAAAGCTATCAGGACACCATCACGTATGTTGTTACGAACGCGGCCGGTGGAACCGCCTCTGCGACGGTCACGGTGACGGTCTATCCGTCGCCGGTTGCGGCGAATGACAGCGCAACGGTGCGCGATGGGAAGCCAACAACTCTCAACGTGCTGAGCAACGATGCTGGAAACAGCATTGCCATAGTTCCCGGTTCTGTTGCCACAGCTGGAGATGCGACGGCCAGCATTGTTGACGGCACGGTGTCGGTCATCCCGACACATACCTGGGCCGTTGGCGAGAAGACCTACGAGACAGCCATCGACTACACCATCGAGGATGCCTTTGGGCAGCGCTCGTCGGCGACAGTGACGGTGACCGTTCAGCGCGCGCCCGTGGTAACTGGGCAGAGCAACCTGACAATCGCATCCGACGGTACTGCGACCTTCTCTCCTGCGGTGCTGAACCCCGATGTGCTCGAAGCAGGTGGCGTGGCGGTGGCTTCGAAGCCGAAGGGTTCGACGGTAGTGGTCGGCGACGATGGATCAATCACATTTGTCCCTGGGACAGCCGGCGTTGGTGAGCATACTTTCACGGTTGACTACACCGATAATCTTGGCCAGACCACGACTCACACGTTTACCGTAACGGTGTACGAGGCCCTTGCCGGAGTTGCCGACGAGGCCACAGTTCGCTCGGACACAGCGTCAACCCTCAACGTGCTGGTCAATGATCGCGGCGATGCGCTTCAACTCGTTGACGCAGGTTCGTCATGGACAATAGACCCCGCGACGGCAGCCAACGCTGGCTCGGTAACCATCGTGAATGGCTCGCTTGAGTACACGCCGTTCGGGACCTACCAGTGGGCAGAAAGCGAACTGAGCTACGCCGAGACGCTGAGCTACGTCGTTGAGGATGCGCACGGCAAACGCGAGACAGTGACCGTTGTGGTCACCGTAATCCGACCGCCCTCAGGCGTTGATCGCCACCTTACCGTTGAGCCTGAATTTGAGAAGGTGATCTTTGATCCGATCGGAGAAGCAACGGGAACCGGCATCGTGCCGCTGGCCGACAGCGACATCGTGGCTGACCCAGCACACGGAGTGGTCGAGATCCTTGGGGGCGTTGTGCACTACGTTCCAACACCTGGGTTTGTTGGTGACGACACCTTTGTGGTGCGTATGACCGACGTGGTTGGGCAAACGACTGAGGTTCGCTACACGGTGACCGTTCTTGCTGCGGATGCCCCAGCACCAACAGCTCCGGGGACGGGTGGGGAATCTGCGAAGCCTCAACCGGGTGGGCCAGTAACGGAAAACCCGTCCGACCGGCTGACGGACCCGGAGACAAGCGGATCTCGTGACGCGGGGGCTCGTGGTCTTGCGGTGACTGGAACCGGAGCAACCTCGGGATGGACGGTGACGGCTTTGGCTTTTGCCATGATGTTAGGCCTCTCCCTGGTAGCACAACAGCGCCTGCGGCGGGCCGAGGCGGATCGTGTCTCATAG